One Sphaerisporangium krabiense DNA segment encodes these proteins:
- a CDS encoding TetR/AcrR family transcriptional regulator: MTAPPSRIPHAKGTAGGLRADARHNRERILAAARDTFAAHGLDVPMAEIARRAGVGVATLYRRFPTKEALVTEAFAEQFATCVSVVDDALADPDPWRGFRTVIERVCVMQAADRGFTAAFLTAFPDAVPVDGERARAEQGLAELVRRAKDAGRLRADFVMDDLTLLLMANNGVTAGSPEAAEAACRRFVAYFLQAFGAGPAERTGPLPPAPSLELRRLFRPDA; the protein is encoded by the coding sequence ATGACCGCCCCGCCGTCTCGGATCCCGCACGCCAAGGGGACCGCCGGGGGCCTGCGCGCGGACGCCCGCCACAACCGCGAGCGCATCCTCGCCGCGGCCCGCGACACCTTCGCCGCGCACGGCCTCGACGTGCCGATGGCCGAGATCGCCCGGCGGGCCGGCGTCGGGGTCGCCACCCTCTACCGCCGTTTCCCCACCAAGGAGGCCCTGGTCACCGAGGCGTTCGCCGAGCAGTTCGCCACGTGCGTCTCCGTCGTGGACGACGCGCTCGCCGACCCGGACCCCTGGCGCGGCTTCCGCACGGTGATCGAGCGGGTGTGCGTCATGCAGGCCGCCGACCGGGGCTTCACGGCGGCGTTCCTCACCGCGTTCCCGGACGCGGTGCCCGTCGATGGGGAACGCGCCCGCGCCGAGCAGGGGCTGGCCGAGCTGGTGCGGCGGGCCAAGGACGCCGGCCGGTTGCGCGCCGACTTCGTCATGGACGATCTCACCCTGCTGCTCATGGCCAACAACGGCGTCACCGCCGGGTCGCCGGAGGCCGCGGAGGCCGCCTGCCGCCGATTCGTGGCCTACTTCCTCCAGGCGTTCGGCGCCGGCCCCGCCGAGCGCACCGGCCCCCTGCCACCGGCCCCGTCCTTGGAACTGCGCCGGTTGTTCCGTCCCGACGCGTGA
- a CDS encoding DUF1622 domain-containing protein: MDFAAVVENTGKAIDLAGVAVIVIGALAATVTYVSRILRRSPAPDLYREYRLRLGKAILLGLEFLVAGDIIRTVAVSPTFQSVGVLAVIVAVRTFLSFSLGVELEGRLPWQRARPDHRPAGPPV; this comes from the coding sequence ATGGACTTCGCGGCAGTGGTCGAGAACACGGGGAAGGCCATCGACCTCGCCGGTGTGGCGGTGATCGTCATCGGCGCGCTGGCCGCGACGGTGACGTACGTCTCGCGGATACTGCGCCGCTCCCCCGCGCCCGACCTCTACCGCGAGTACCGCCTGCGCCTCGGCAAGGCGATCCTCCTCGGCCTGGAGTTCCTCGTCGCCGGGGACATCATCCGCACCGTCGCCGTCTCGCCCACCTTCCAGAGCGTGGGCGTCCTCGCCGTCATCGTGGCCGTCAGGACCTTCCTCAGCTTCTCCCTCGGCGTCGAACTGGAAGGACGCCTGCCGTGGCAGCGCGCACGGCCGGACCACCGCCCCGCCGGCCCTCCCGTATAG
- a CDS encoding transglycosylase domain-containing protein: MGVAGGVLVAGVALPAVGGAGFGLVSAVDEVNLTPEELSEPPPAEVTVVQDAKGHEMARFYEQYREVVNLDDIAPVMRTAIISIEDYRFYEHGAIDIEGTARALATNLKSGGVSQGGSSITQQYVKQVLLNAATTDKEKNQALEASYARKLKELRYAMGVEQKYTKDEILTKYLNIAYFGAGAYGVEAAAKRFFGVSAKELTLAQAATLAGAVQDPNATDPNLGKKQRQRLLDRRNVVLARMAELGKITQAEAAEAKATKLGYKGTKLPGGCESSKYPYFCIYVRNEILSNPDFGATTKDRVTLLNRGGLTIKTTIDPAMQAAAEKAIKNWVRPSDNPVAAEALVRPGTGEIKAMAASREYGRSKARNEISYNVVADAAHGGGVGFQAGSTFKTFTLLTALKQGYKIDDGISAGAGFRASGYSAFKNCKGQNVGDPAHTVTNDEGSPGWKTLQTGTWQSVNTFFMELEQRVGLCDVVKTAESLGIHRSDGNKLQEYETFTLGINEMDPVTVANAYATIAARGRYCAPTAITQITDRNGETTAYDPKCRQVMEPEVADAAAEVLSGVFTKGTMRAVGGIGRDAAGKTGTTDDYASAWFAGFTPDLAAAVSIGDPRGSQRHKLIGVTIGGRYYGSVFGASIPGPIWKQTMLAALKNVEPTSFTPIDSSRFGGCGQSCRPEPPADEERGEEHPRGRDDGRGEQNGPDPRNTRNDGKPDKRDKPGKRDKPDRKNGPGRGVQENPRGEDG; encoded by the coding sequence ATGGGGGTGGCGGGCGGCGTGCTCGTCGCGGGGGTCGCGTTGCCCGCGGTGGGAGGTGCGGGGTTCGGGCTGGTCTCGGCGGTGGACGAGGTGAACCTCACGCCCGAGGAGCTCTCCGAGCCGCCGCCGGCCGAGGTCACGGTCGTGCAGGACGCCAAGGGCCACGAGATGGCCCGGTTCTACGAGCAGTACCGCGAGGTCGTGAACCTCGACGACATCGCGCCGGTCATGCGGACGGCGATCATCTCGATCGAGGACTACCGGTTCTACGAGCACGGCGCGATCGACATCGAGGGCACGGCCCGCGCGCTCGCCACGAACCTGAAGTCCGGCGGGGTGAGCCAGGGCGGGTCGAGCATCACGCAGCAGTACGTCAAGCAGGTCCTGCTGAACGCGGCCACCACCGACAAGGAGAAGAACCAGGCGCTGGAGGCCAGCTACGCCCGCAAGCTCAAGGAGCTGCGGTACGCGATGGGCGTCGAGCAGAAGTACACCAAGGACGAGATCCTTACCAAGTACCTGAACATCGCCTATTTCGGGGCGGGCGCGTACGGGGTGGAGGCCGCGGCCAAGCGGTTCTTCGGCGTCAGCGCGAAGGAACTGACGCTGGCGCAGGCGGCCACGCTCGCCGGCGCCGTGCAGGACCCGAACGCCACCGACCCCAACCTCGGCAAGAAGCAGCGCCAGCGCCTGCTGGACCGCAGGAACGTCGTGCTGGCCCGCATGGCGGAGCTGGGCAAGATCACGCAGGCCGAGGCGGCGGAGGCGAAGGCCACCAAGCTCGGCTACAAGGGGACGAAGCTCCCCGGCGGCTGCGAGAGCAGCAAATATCCGTACTTCTGCATCTACGTTCGTAACGAGATCCTGAGCAACCCCGACTTCGGCGCGACCACCAAGGATCGGGTGACCCTCCTCAACCGCGGCGGCCTCACGATCAAGACGACGATCGACCCCGCCATGCAGGCCGCGGCCGAGAAGGCGATCAAGAACTGGGTCCGTCCCTCGGACAACCCCGTCGCGGCCGAGGCCCTGGTCCGGCCGGGCACCGGGGAGATCAAGGCCATGGCCGCCAGCCGCGAGTACGGTCGCAGCAAGGCCCGTAACGAGATCTCCTACAACGTCGTCGCGGACGCGGCGCACGGCGGCGGCGTCGGCTTCCAGGCCGGTTCCACCTTCAAGACGTTCACGCTGCTCACCGCGCTGAAGCAGGGCTACAAGATCGACGACGGCATCAGCGCGGGCGCCGGGTTCCGCGCCTCCGGCTACTCGGCGTTCAAGAACTGCAAGGGCCAGAACGTCGGCGATCCCGCCCACACCGTCACCAACGACGAGGGCTCGCCGGGCTGGAAGACCCTCCAGACCGGCACCTGGCAGTCGGTCAACACGTTCTTCATGGAGCTGGAGCAGCGCGTCGGGCTCTGCGACGTGGTCAAGACCGCCGAGTCGCTGGGCATCCACCGCTCCGACGGCAACAAGCTGCAGGAGTACGAGACGTTCACGCTCGGCATCAACGAGATGGACCCGGTGACCGTGGCCAACGCCTACGCCACGATCGCCGCGCGCGGCCGGTACTGCGCGCCCACGGCCATCACCCAGATCACCGACAGGAACGGCGAGACGACCGCCTACGACCCCAAGTGCCGCCAGGTGATGGAGCCCGAGGTCGCCGACGCCGCGGCCGAGGTGCTGTCCGGCGTGTTCACCAAGGGCACGATGCGGGCCGTGGGCGGCATCGGCCGGGACGCGGCGGGCAAGACCGGCACGACGGACGACTACGCGAGCGCGTGGTTCGCCGGGTTCACCCCCGACCTCGCGGCCGCGGTCAGCATCGGGGACCCCCGGGGCTCCCAGCGGCACAAGCTGATCGGCGTCACGATCGGCGGGCGCTACTACGGGTCGGTGTTCGGCGCGAGCATCCCCGGCCCCATCTGGAAGCAGACGATGCTCGCCGCGCTCAAGAACGTCGAGCCGACGTCGTTCACGCCGATCGACTCCAGCCGGTTCGGCGGCTGCGGCCAGAGCTGCCGTCCGGAGCCCCCCGCGGACGAGGAGCGGGGCGAGGAGCACCCGAGGGGCCGTGATGACGGCCGTGGCGAGCAGAACGGCCCGGACCCCAGGAACACCAGGAACGACGGCAAACCGGATAAGCGTGACAAGCCCGGTAAGCGCGACAAGCCCGACAGGAAGAACGGGCCGGGCCGCGGCGTCCAGGAGAACCCTCGCGGCGAGGACGGCTGA
- a CDS encoding conjugal transfer protein: protein MVNGVRAPIERLTESDTPTGTTATPTGSGFPEATASAFAAQFAAAYLNFDGAKPDERADRLKPFLPEGADRQLGWNGFGRFSAGTFQLSDIEVQDAQNAVVTVFAQSGAQRWKLSVPVYTTDGKFVVSGQPALLPAGGPAGLPAIAEPEHDETAEAELRPQLESFFKAYAQGDATQLQRYVVTGVTLEGFGNKLTLQELKSVSAPPGGTRREVTAVVVWGLPATATPSPAPTDPAAQSAGLEQAYRLTVEKQGDNWYIKDIRGATRSAG, encoded by the coding sequence GTGGTCAACGGCGTGCGGGCGCCGATCGAGCGGCTCACCGAGAGTGACACGCCCACGGGCACGACGGCGACCCCGACGGGTTCCGGCTTCCCCGAGGCGACGGCCTCGGCGTTCGCCGCGCAGTTCGCGGCGGCGTACCTGAACTTCGACGGCGCGAAGCCGGACGAGCGGGCCGATCGGCTGAAGCCGTTCCTTCCCGAGGGCGCGGACCGTCAATTGGGATGGAATGGTTTCGGCAGGTTCTCCGCCGGAACTTTCCAGCTATCGGACATCGAGGTGCAGGACGCGCAAAATGCCGTCGTAACGGTATTCGCGCAATCGGGAGCGCAGCGCTGGAAGCTTTCCGTCCCGGTTTATACCACGGATGGGAAATTCGTGGTTTCCGGTCAGCCGGCCCTGCTGCCGGCCGGCGGCCCGGCGGGGCTGCCCGCCATCGCCGAGCCCGAGCACGACGAGACGGCGGAGGCCGAGCTGCGCCCGCAGCTCGAGAGCTTCTTCAAGGCGTACGCGCAGGGAGACGCCACGCAACTGCAGCGGTACGTCGTCACGGGCGTCACGCTGGAGGGCTTCGGCAACAAGCTCACCCTTCAGGAGCTGAAGAGCGTCAGCGCCCCGCCCGGCGGGACCAGGCGCGAGGTCACCGCCGTCGTCGTGTGGGGCCTTCCCGCGACGGCCACGCCGTCACCGGCGCCGACCGATCCCGCCGCGCAGTCGGCGGGCCTGGAGCAGGCTTACCGTCTCACGGTCGAGAAGCAGGGCGACAACTGGTACATCAAGGACATCCGCGGCGCGACCCGGTCTGCCGGATGA
- a CDS encoding TcpE family conjugal transfer membrane protein — protein MDLPTYTNIWRIEKRLYKLYDLRLPMPLPIVWVGVFLGVLVPWSVLLALVGVPFESPWHVLFIVPPGIVTWLSTRPVIESKRLNELLQSQIRYIGEPKTWCRLAPAEEPDEIAFTAKVWRAAPDTVRRAAPVSVKPSAATAASGAAKSRRGTRAKPKHTAPRRRPLEAWSSAARQAPALKRGASAAPGEVRPVVAAAAAAVTTLPVSEPPALVPGTRTPEPVREHASEAAHEHAFEGTRERVSEGARERVPEKARERRPEAVRERAFEGARERVPEGARRRGPEGAQGRPSQGSRSRAGEGARVTLGGTALPPGALIPNLPSSPGPVSPPERVPGRPVEGPAPERLPDLLRGDRPVASLPALPEPATESPAHTAEPPAHPVTSTSAAGARPPAEEPPVTESSPSPTKPTETALPAAPQVTASETARSAESGPVVEPSTSETTPEAGPVREAGAPAPIGTEALRRLRRLAASAESRETPGPRAVPSESERLASHEWPEPGRALPTPSPDRALPLPRLGPVPPVPAEAPEPASTPTPVPERTVTHARASEPAATPPRAPEPAVTPSQVPEPAREPVVRALEPVAEVSSRADEARAGDGAGRSGAETLGGGSAETLGDVPAEERAPRRSGGLAVEGREQHRKGQPPRAATPRERGREVFARSVSPEREAPPLSIRAVPAAGAGVDPAVPSVPVPGPRAGGEPRVRRVESVVGRDQTGGWRRLAQVVVGGGAPSRNDGIEADEARARTVLTGSRRVVVLGCTGGAGQTTTTLMLGHILARYREDRVLAVDANTGENTLTGRIAGDSPETLTSLMAGLDGVSGYLSMRAYTTRCDSGLEVVGADADAGAARRLADRRLFSDERIARAMRVLDRHYRLILVDPAAAVAARMLAYADQLILVAPASEDAPDAVAMTFDWLDGQTTAELRRRSIMVINGVSRRSMAGVEQAEAVARGRCRAIVRIPWEDELAPGRPGPAQPERLRAGARRAYVALAGVVASGLAAASRPSEEEVAQ, from the coding sequence ATGGACCTGCCTACCTATACCAATATCTGGCGAATTGAGAAGCGGCTCTACAAGCTGTACGACCTTCGGCTGCCGATGCCGCTTCCGATCGTCTGGGTCGGTGTGTTCCTGGGAGTGCTGGTCCCGTGGTCGGTCCTCCTGGCGCTCGTCGGGGTCCCCTTCGAGTCGCCCTGGCACGTTCTCTTCATCGTGCCTCCGGGCATCGTCACCTGGCTGTCCACCCGTCCGGTGATCGAGAGCAAGCGGCTCAACGAGCTGCTCCAGTCGCAGATCCGCTATATCGGCGAGCCGAAGACCTGGTGCCGCCTGGCGCCGGCCGAGGAGCCCGACGAGATCGCGTTCACGGCCAAGGTGTGGCGCGCGGCCCCGGACACGGTGCGCCGCGCCGCCCCGGTCAGCGTCAAGCCGTCCGCCGCCACGGCCGCGTCGGGGGCCGCCAAGTCCCGGCGCGGCACGCGCGCCAAGCCCAAGCACACCGCTCCCCGGCGCCGGCCCCTGGAGGCGTGGAGTTCCGCCGCCCGTCAGGCCCCCGCCCTGAAGCGGGGCGCGTCCGCGGCGCCCGGTGAGGTCCGCCCGGTCGTGGCCGCGGCCGCCGCCGCGGTGACCACGCTCCCGGTCTCCGAACCCCCCGCCCTCGTCCCCGGCACCCGCACCCCCGAGCCCGTCAGGGAACACGCCTCCGAGGCCGCCCACGAGCACGCCTTCGAAGGCACTCGCGAGCGCGTGTCCGAGGGCGCCCGCGAGCGCGTGCCCGAAAAGGCTCGGGAGCGTAGGCCCGAGGCCGTTCGGGAGCGCGCGTTCGAAGGTGCCCGCGAGCGTGTGCCCGAAGGGGCGCGCAGGCGCGGGCCGGAGGGGGCCCAAGGACGTCCGTCGCAGGGAAGCCGGTCGCGTGCCGGGGAGGGGGCCCGGGTCACTCTGGGCGGGACGGCTCTGCCGCCTGGCGCCCTGATCCCGAACCTGCCTTCGTCGCCCGGCCCCGTGTCCCCGCCGGAGCGTGTGCCGGGACGGCCGGTGGAAGGGCCCGCGCCGGAGCGGCTCCCCGATCTCCTTCGCGGGGACCGTCCGGTGGCCTCCCTGCCCGCCCTCCCCGAGCCCGCCACCGAATCCCCGGCGCACACCGCCGAACCCCCCGCCCACCCCGTCACGTCGACGTCCGCCGCCGGGGCCCGGCCGCCGGCTGAGGAACCGCCGGTGACGGAATCGTCCCCGTCGCCCACGAAGCCCACCGAGACGGCCCTTCCCGCCGCACCACAGGTCACGGCGTCCGAGACGGCGCGATCGGCGGAATCCGGGCCGGTCGTCGAGCCGTCGACCTCCGAGACCACGCCGGAGGCGGGGCCGGTGCGCGAGGCGGGCGCCCCCGCGCCGATCGGGACGGAGGCGCTCCGCCGGCTGCGCAGGCTCGCGGCCTCCGCGGAGAGCCGGGAGACGCCGGGCCCGCGCGCGGTCCCCAGCGAGTCCGAGCGCCTGGCCTCCCACGAGTGGCCCGAGCCCGGCCGCGCGCTTCCGACGCCGTCCCCCGACCGCGCCCTGCCGCTCCCGCGGCTCGGCCCGGTCCCCCCTGTCCCCGCAGAGGCTCCGGAGCCGGCATCCACGCCCACCCCCGTGCCCGAGCGGACCGTCACGCACGCCCGCGCGTCGGAGCCGGCCGCCACTCCTCCTCGCGCGCCTGAGCCGGCCGTCACGCCCTCCCAGGTGCCCGAGCCGGCGCGGGAGCCGGTCGTGCGGGCGTTGGAGCCGGTGGCAGAGGTGTCGTCTCGGGCGGACGAGGCGCGTGCCGGGGACGGCGCGGGCCGGTCCGGCGCCGAGACCCTCGGCGGCGGGTCCGCCGAGACCCTGGGAGACGTTCCCGCGGAGGAGCGGGCGCCGCGCCGGAGTGGCGGGCTGGCGGTGGAGGGACGCGAGCAGCACCGTAAGGGGCAGCCGCCGCGCGCCGCGACGCCGCGCGAGCGAGGCCGCGAGGTGTTCGCCCGCTCCGTCTCTCCGGAGCGCGAGGCGCCGCCGCTGTCGATCCGCGCGGTTCCGGCGGCGGGCGCCGGGGTGGACCCGGCGGTGCCGTCCGTGCCCGTGCCCGGCCCCCGCGCGGGCGGCGAGCCTCGCGTGCGGCGCGTCGAGTCCGTCGTCGGACGTGACCAGACGGGCGGCTGGCGCCGCCTGGCCCAGGTCGTCGTGGGCGGCGGGGCCCCGAGCCGTAACGACGGCATCGAGGCGGACGAGGCCCGCGCCAGGACCGTGCTCACCGGCAGCCGCCGCGTCGTCGTGCTCGGCTGCACCGGCGGGGCGGGACAGACCACGACCACGCTGATGCTCGGCCACATCCTCGCCCGCTACCGCGAGGACCGCGTGCTCGCCGTGGACGCCAACACCGGCGAGAACACCCTCACCGGCCGTATCGCGGGCGACTCCCCCGAGACGCTGACCTCCCTGATGGCGGGGCTGGACGGCGTGAGCGGCTATCTGAGCATGCGCGCCTACACCACCCGCTGCGACTCCGGCCTGGAGGTCGTCGGCGCGGACGCGGACGCGGGCGCCGCGCGCAGGCTCGCCGACCGCCGCCTGTTCTCCGACGAGCGCATCGCCCGCGCCATGCGCGTGCTCGACCGGCACTACCGGCTGATCCTGGTGGACCCCGCCGCGGCGGTGGCCGCGCGCATGCTGGCGTACGCCGACCAGCTCATCCTGGTGGCCCCGGCCAGCGAGGACGCCCCGGACGCGGTGGCGATGACCTTCGACTGGCTCGACGGGCAGACCACGGCCGAGCTGAGGCGGCGTTCGATCATGGTGATCAACGGGGTCAGCCGCCGCAGCATGGCGGGCGTCGAGCAGGCGGAGGCGGTGGCCCGCGGCCGGTGCCGCGCGATCGTGCGCATCCCCTGGGAGGACGAGCTCGCCCCCGGGCGGCCCGGCCCCGCGCAGCCGGAACGGCTGCGGGCGGGAGCGCGCAGGGCGTACGTCGCCCTCGCGGGAGTTGTGGCAAGCGGGCTGGCGGCGGCGAGCCGCCCGAGCGAGGAGGAAGTGGCTCAGTGA
- a CDS encoding ATP-binding protein, with product MGRSSRSRSRLAVRYFDDRILLTDSSAWAYFRLPTVSYEFVTPEEREALATNITIALAAIRMPDAEVHLRVAHRAYPAAEWAMALNATSDEGDGWREYLEDMYRHVWAKDFWTKEVYLGVRLGPRGAQLGTGVLAQLFGLYQRGESSLGLEDDQVPAGEITKWTDQAERLGRALGSSALYARHATSGELAWLFRHAASGSLGDPPSSATPSRRWGKGEVESLVEGQIHNGRSFLRIEQPTGDSYVAHLSFARFPDLMPFPDGEPWLHFVDQLPFPVEVSSRMRLIPPVKASKDVARKLAHARDMDIHIREAGAEAPIALAEQIDAARMLEHGITKERLPFVYGWHRLVVAAPTEEMCVQRVEAVVEHYRDMGIDIVNSTGDQFSLFCEALPGEKVRVNAYAQRQPLRTIAGGMATATVDLGDRIDESGAGWAGPYIGETLGRARSIVHFDPLVAATRNRPTAIAITGEPGGGKTTLALLLIYQMALRGVTVAVIDPKGDAESLVQLLQRRGRKARIIPLGSAAPGLLDPFSFGDDIAAKKTMATETLRLLLPRMSEERESAMIQAVSTVSNGDDPSLGKVVDHLEQSEDPASKNLGAVLRSMAEMHLARLCFDPSGGDQIDSEGWTTVFTLGGLTLPDVATTRDDYSYEQRLSVALLYLVSQFARRLMNGLDRRAPKAIFLDEAWAITSTPEGAKLVPEVSRMGRSRNTALVLVSQNAGDLLNEQVTNCLSSVFAFRSTERVEVDSVMALLGVEPSEEHKGALRSLGNGECIFRDLDGRAGRIGVDLISEELLRWLDTNPTHDKPDESMHDPRGRASRSAAAQEVRS from the coding sequence ATGGGCAGGTCGTCGCGGTCGAGGAGCAGGCTGGCCGTGCGCTACTTCGACGATCGGATCCTTCTCACGGACTCCTCCGCATGGGCGTACTTCCGGCTTCCGACGGTGAGCTACGAGTTCGTCACCCCGGAGGAGCGCGAGGCCCTCGCCACCAACATCACCATCGCGCTGGCCGCGATCCGCATGCCGGACGCGGAGGTCCACCTGCGGGTCGCGCACCGGGCATACCCGGCGGCCGAGTGGGCGATGGCGCTGAACGCGACCTCCGACGAGGGGGACGGCTGGCGCGAGTACCTGGAGGACATGTACCGCCACGTCTGGGCGAAGGACTTCTGGACCAAGGAGGTCTATCTCGGGGTCCGCCTCGGCCCGCGCGGCGCCCAGCTCGGCACCGGCGTGCTGGCCCAGCTCTTCGGCCTCTACCAGCGCGGTGAGTCGTCGCTCGGCCTGGAGGACGACCAGGTCCCGGCCGGCGAGATCACCAAGTGGACCGACCAGGCCGAGCGCCTCGGCCGCGCGCTCGGCTCCAGCGCCCTGTACGCCCGGCACGCCACCTCCGGCGAGCTGGCCTGGCTGTTCCGGCACGCCGCCTCCGGCTCGCTCGGCGACCCGCCGTCGTCGGCCACCCCGTCCCGGCGGTGGGGCAAGGGCGAGGTCGAGTCGCTGGTCGAGGGGCAGATCCACAACGGCAGGTCGTTCCTGCGCATCGAGCAGCCGACCGGCGACTCCTACGTGGCGCACCTGTCGTTCGCCCGGTTCCCCGACCTGATGCCGTTCCCGGACGGCGAGCCGTGGCTGCACTTCGTCGACCAGTTACCGTTCCCGGTCGAGGTCAGCTCGCGGATGCGTCTCATCCCGCCGGTCAAGGCGAGCAAGGACGTCGCGCGCAAGCTGGCCCACGCGCGGGACATGGACATCCACATCCGCGAGGCGGGGGCGGAGGCGCCGATCGCGCTGGCCGAGCAGATCGACGCGGCCCGCATGCTGGAGCACGGCATCACCAAGGAGCGCCTGCCGTTCGTGTACGGCTGGCACCGGCTGGTCGTGGCCGCGCCGACCGAGGAGATGTGCGTGCAGCGGGTCGAGGCGGTGGTGGAGCACTACCGCGACATGGGCATCGACATCGTCAACTCGACCGGCGACCAGTTCTCGCTGTTCTGCGAGGCCCTGCCCGGCGAGAAGGTGCGGGTGAACGCCTACGCCCAGCGCCAGCCGCTGCGCACGATCGCGGGCGGCATGGCGACGGCCACCGTGGACCTCGGCGACCGCATCGACGAGAGCGGCGCGGGCTGGGCCGGGCCGTACATCGGGGAGACGCTGGGCCGCGCCCGGTCGATCGTCCACTTCGACCCTCTGGTCGCCGCGACGCGCAACCGGCCGACCGCGATCGCGATCACCGGCGAGCCGGGCGGCGGCAAGACGACGCTCGCGCTGCTGCTGATCTACCAGATGGCGCTGCGCGGGGTGACGGTCGCGGTGATCGACCCCAAGGGCGACGCCGAGTCGCTGGTGCAACTGTTGCAGAGGCGAGGGCGGAAGGCGCGGATCATCCCGCTGGGCTCGGCCGCCCCCGGCCTGCTGGACCCGTTCTCCTTCGGCGACGACATCGCCGCGAAGAAGACGATGGCCACCGAGACGCTGCGGCTGCTGCTGCCCCGCATGTCGGAGGAACGCGAGTCGGCGATGATCCAGGCCGTCTCGACGGTGTCCAACGGGGACGACCCGTCGCTGGGGAAGGTCGTCGACCATCTGGAGCAGTCCGAGGACCCGGCGTCGAAGAACCTGGGCGCGGTGCTGCGGTCGATGGCCGAGATGCACCTGGCCCGGCTGTGCTTCGACCCCTCCGGCGGGGACCAGATCGACAGCGAGGGCTGGACCACCGTGTTCACCCTCGGCGGTCTGACGCTGCCCGACGTCGCGACCACCCGCGACGACTACTCCTACGAGCAGCGGCTGTCGGTGGCCCTGCTGTACCTGGTGTCGCAGTTCGCGCGGCGTCTGATGAACGGGCTGGACCGCCGCGCCCCGAAGGCGATCTTCCTGGACGAGGCGTGGGCGATCACCTCGACGCCCGAGGGCGCCAAGCTCGTGCCGGAGGTGTCCCGCATGGGCCGGTCGCGCAACACCGCGCTCGTGCTGGTCTCGCAGAACGCGGGTGACCTGCTCAACGAGCAGGTGACCAACTGTCTGTCCTCGGTGTTCGCCTTCCGCTCGACCGAGCGGGTCGAGGTCGACAGCGTCATGGCGCTGCTCGGCGTCGAGCCGTCCGAGGAGCACAAGGGCGCGCTGCGGTCGCTCGGGAACGGCGAGTGCATCTTCCGCGACCTCGACGGACGTGCGGGGCGCATCGGCGTCGATCTCATCTCGGAGGAGTTGCTGCGTTGGCTGGATACCAATCCGACCCACGACAAACCCGACGAGAGCATGCATGATCCTCGTGGGCGAGCGAGTAGGTCGGCGGCTGCGCAGGAGGTGCGGTCATGA
- a CDS encoding C40 family peptidase → MTSRVRIALLIGLAGVVLVTLVMAPMLMSTFPAFLGAGGGAADCVDDTFKVTNVSDTAQSDIPRDYLELYKKWGKKTGVQWTVLAAVGKRETDHGRSNLPGVKGGTNYAGAAGPMQFLVSTWGGKAKIKIPSKFNGYASDGDEDGWADVYNPADAILGAAKMLKRNGAPGDLTRALFVYNHAMWYVEQVLQIARRYAVDGTLEVPPEADPACDPPLVDAAPTEVVKKIMEYALAQRGKPYVWGGTGPHGYDCSGIIYMAYRAAGLSIPRTTFGQWPFGAKISKGKEQAGDLVFFNAGPGTSSDNPGHVGMIVSPGKMIEARCTLCGPIKVTTYRDRPNIVGYTRPLENPTVLEQLKRLGLT, encoded by the coding sequence GTGACGTCGCGCGTACGCATCGCCCTGCTCATCGGCCTCGCCGGGGTCGTGCTGGTCACGCTGGTGATGGCGCCGATGCTGATGAGCACGTTCCCCGCCTTCCTCGGCGCGGGCGGCGGGGCCGCCGACTGCGTGGACGACACGTTCAAGGTGACGAACGTCTCCGACACCGCGCAGTCGGACATCCCACGCGACTACCTGGAGCTCTACAAGAAGTGGGGCAAGAAGACCGGCGTGCAGTGGACCGTCCTGGCGGCCGTCGGCAAGCGCGAGACCGATCACGGGCGCTCGAACCTGCCCGGCGTGAAGGGCGGGACGAACTACGCGGGCGCCGCGGGCCCGATGCAGTTCCTGGTCAGCACGTGGGGCGGCAAGGCCAAGATCAAGATCCCGTCGAAGTTCAACGGCTACGCCTCCGACGGCGACGAGGACGGCTGGGCCGACGTCTACAACCCGGCGGACGCCATCCTGGGCGCGGCGAAGATGCTCAAGCGCAACGGCGCCCCCGGCGACCTGACCCGCGCCCTGTTCGTCTACAACCACGCGATGTGGTACGTCGAGCAGGTCCTGCAGATCGCCCGGCGCTACGCCGTGGACGGCACGCTGGAGGTCCCGCCGGAGGCCGACCCCGCGTGCGACCCGCCCCTGGTGGACGCGGCGCCGACGGAGGTCGTCAAGAAGATCATGGAGTACGCCCTGGCCCAGCGCGGCAAGCCGTACGTCTGGGGCGGCACGGGCCCGCACGGGTACGACTGCTCCGGGATCATCTACATGGCCTACCGCGCGGCCGGGCTGTCGATCCCGCGGACGACCTTCGGCCAGTGGCCCTTCGGCGCGAAGATCTCCAAGGGCAAGGAGCAGGCGGGCGACCTGGTGTTCTTCAACGCGGGTCCGGGCACGTCCTCCGACAACCCCGGCCACGTCGGCATGATCGTCTCGCCGGGCAAGATGATCGAGGCTCGCTGCACGCTCTGCGGCCCCATCAAGGTGACGACCTACCGCGACCGTCCCAACATCGTCGGCTACACGCGTCCCCTCGAAAACCCAACCGTCCTAGAACAGCTCAAGCGGCTCGGGCTTACGTAG